The genome window CAATAGCCACAATTTTTGTAGGCTGCAGCAATTCGAGAAGCGCTTCCAGAATCCATTTGCAAGATTGTCGCTCGCTCCTCGAATGACAGCGATTTGAAAGCGGATCGTTGTGCCCATGCGGATGGAGAGGGAAGACATTCCAGGTGAACACTGGAATCTGAATTTCCTGAACCACACCCCAAATAACCGCTGCGGTGCGTTCGGCAACGACCGGCCCCCTGGTGGCCCGAACCACAGGAAGCTGCTTACCAAATGAACGGGTCAGATTCCCGAGGTTTGCCTCGTCGGTCAGTGCAATCCCGGTGCGTCTTCCACCGCGATATCCGAGGTCACGCGCAACCCAGAGCGTGTTAACGCACAAGTCGAGAGATGCCTGCAGGTGCGCTTCAAGATTTGACCGACGGCGTGCCGGTGCGTCCGTAAGGTCAAAATGAGGGCAAACGTCAGAGTACGGATTGAAGACGTTCGGCATTCTCACATCAGCGAGCGCACTCACGAATTTTTTGGGAGACATCGAAGGCCCTTTGAAAGGCCAGTCGTTAGAGCCTCCGTGGAATTTTGAAAGGTCGCCGCCTGTGGATATCGGGAATGGTTCAACTGCCCTCACAACGGCTCGATGCTGAGCTTTCGATCCCGTATGATCAATCGGCCGCTCCGATTACTCTTAAGATATCGGAAGGCAGCATAGCCCTCTAGGATCGCTTCTTCCCATGCCCAGTAGGGCGCATCTTGAATCTCGTATCCCCCGACAAACTTCCTAATTATCTTCAGCAAGTCGAAGCTAAGTTTCCCACGATTGACTCCTTCGAAAAGTGCGTTCTTTTTTGCTTCGTTGAATACGAGCGTAGCGATTCCTTCCTCTATCAAAATGGCGCGGGCACCGTCTTCCGCTTCGTCTACCTTCGCATCACTCTTGCGCTTCAGTCTGTAGAGCGCTCGGGTTACGGGCGACCATCCCAACACGGCCACATAGGCATAGTGAAACACGTCGTGAAATCGATAGTCGTCGGGATCCTTGATGTTATCCGTTAGTCTATCGCCAACGTTAATCCCGTTGCAGCGTTGAAATACGAAATACCGGTCTCCTCTTTTCTCCTCCCGAATCTCGACTTCGAGGTTTCGCGGAAGCCGCTCGTATTCTGGAAACTCGTCATCTTTATAAGTTGGCAATATTCGAGTCTTCGGCCATCTCTCCTCCGCCTTGCGGAGTTGAGCTAGAGCGGCGTCTTGAAGTTCAATCTCGGTTCGGTTTGCCACGGCCAGAATCTCGCCGAAGACATTCGAAAAGGACTCGATGAGCGGTGCTCGGTTTCTTTTCTTCAAGAAGAGTCGATGGTCATACACAAGCTGGCCGACTTTCTCGGCTAAATCGATGAGCCGCCATTCGAGCAAGAGGCTGGGCTCAACCGGAATCCCTCTAAGCCGTGGCTGAAGGTCGCGAAACGTCAGTGATGAATCGACCGTCGCGTGATCGGGAAGCATGCCGATAGCGAGAGATGCAATTTCACTGAGCGTGATCGAGTTTCTGGCAGCAACGGCGCTCAAGTACCAGAGTACGTCTCCAAGTTCCTCGGTAACTCTTTCGCGGTAGTCAACTGTCCTATCGCGCTCATGCTTTTTAACTTCAGAAAGAACGCTACCGGCTTCGCCAAAGAGACCTAATAGCAAAAATGATGGACTATCATCCCCTTTAGAGACGTCGGTGCCGACAGCCGCAGCTTGATAGCTGTCCAATGTAAGGGGCTCGTTCATTGCATCCCCGAAAGGTGCAAGGTGCTCAAATGTTGTTGAGCTCGACGCACGGCCCCACCCCCGACAAAAACGCGGACCGAGCGATTCGAGAATACGGGTCTTCGCTAAAATTGAAATAGGCCTTCACGAAGTAAATTGACCTGACGGCCAGCTTCGCTTTCGTGACGTCGAACGGTTCGGCTGCGCCGACCTGCCGGCCGGAATGCGCCGGCTCTGCGCGCTGCTCCGGCGACGCTTCGCGTCGGCGTCGCTACGCTCTGCGGCTTATTCTTCCCCTCCGACGCATTCCAACGATGCTGAAGCATCGCTGGAACCTTAGGCGTCGTCCCCCATCCTCAACGCAGCAATAAAAGCTTCTTGAGGTATCGAAACACTCCCATATTCCCGCATCTTGGCCTTGCCCTTCTTCTGCTTCTCCAGCAGCTTGCGCTTGCGCGTCGCATCGCCGCCGTAGCATTTCGCCGTCACGTCCTTGCGCATCGCGCTGATCGTTTCGCGGGCGATGACCTTGCCGCCGATCGCCGCCTGGATCGGGATTTTGAAGAGGTGCCTGGGGATGAGCTCTTTTAACCGCTCGCACATGCCGCGGCCGCGGGCTTCGGCGGTGCCGCGGTGGGTGATCATGCTGAGCGCGTCGACCGGCTCCTCGTTGACCAGGATGGTCATCTTGACGAGGTCGCCCTCGCGGTGGCCGATCTGCTCGTAATCGAAGCTGGCGTAGCCCTTGGAGATGCTCTTGAGGCGGTCGTAGAAGTCGAACACCACCTCGTTCAACGGAAGCTCGTACTTGAGCTGGGCGCGGCCGCCGACATAGGTCAGCTCGCGCTGGATGCCGCGGCGGTCCTGGCACAGCTTGAGGATCCCGCCGAGATATTCGTCGGGGGTGTAGATGGTGGCGAGGATCCACGGCTCCTCGATGCTCTCGATCCGGTTGGGATCGGGCATGTCGGCCGGGTTGTGGAGCTCGATCGTGGTCGCCGGCTCGTTCTTCGAATGCGCGAGGTGCATCTTGTAGACCACGCTCGGCGCGGTGGTGATGAGGTCGAGGTCGTACTCGCGGGTCAGCCGCTCCTGGATGATCTCGAGGTGGAGGAGGCCGAGGAAGCCGCAGCGGAAGCCGAAGCCGAGCGCGGCGGAGGATTCCATCTCGAAGCTGAACGAGGCGTCGTTGAGGCGCAGCTTGTAGAGGCTTTCGCGGAGCTTCTCGAACTCGGCCGCGTCGGTCGGGAAGAGGCCGCAGAACACCACCGGCTGGACCTGCTTGAAGCCGGGCAGCGGCTCGGCGGCGGGGCGCTTGGCATCGGTGATGGTGTCGCCGACCGCGGTCTGGCTGACCTCCTTGATCTGGGCGGTGATGAAGCCGATCTCGCCGGGGCCGAGCTCGGCGAGCTGCTCGATCTTGGGCGTGAAGCAGCCGACCCGGTCGACGAGGTGGGTGGTGCCGGCGGCCATGAACTTGACCTGCTGACCCTTGCGCAGCGCGCCGTCGATGACGCGCACCAGGATAACCACGCCGAGATAGGGGTCGTACCAGCTGTCGACCAGCATGGCTTTGAGCGGCGCGGCGCGGTCGCCCTTGGGCGGCGGGATCTTGGCGACGATCGCTTCGAGGACTTCGTCGATGCCGATGCCCGATTTCGCGCTGGCGAGGACGGCCTCGCTGGCGTCGAGGCCGATGATGTCCTCGATCTCGTGGCGGACCTTTTCCGGCTCGGCCGCGGGCAGGTCGATCTTGTTGATGACGGGGATGATCTCGTGATCGTGCTCGATCGACTGGTAGACGTTGGCCAGCGTCTGTGCCTCGACCCCCTGCGCCGCGTCGACCACCAGCAAGGCGCCCTCGCAGGCGGCGAGGCTGCGCGAAACCTCATAGGCGAAGTCGACGTGGCCGGGCGTGTCCATCAGGTTGAGCGTGTGGCCCTTCCACGTCAGGCGCACGGTCTGCGCCTTGATGGTGATTCCGCGTTCCTGCTCGATCTCCATATTGTCGAGCATCTGGCCGCGCGTCATCTCGCGGTCGGTGAGGCCGCCGGTGCGCTGGATCAGCCGGTCGGCGAGCGTCGACTTGCCGTGGTCGATGTGCGCAAAATTGCGGATCTTGGAGAGGTCGGTCATGTTGCCGGGGCCGCTAGCAGGAACATAAGGGCGCGTCATCGGTCTGCTAACGAAACGTGATGGAGAATGGCATGGAGCGCGCGCGGCACCTTCGGACCTGGGCCCAGCTGGGCTATCTCGCGCGCGGCATCGTCTATCTCATCATCGGCTGGCTGGCGTTCGATTCCAACCGCCCGATGTCGGCCGGCGAAGCGGTCGAATCGGTCGAGGCGATGCCGCTTGGCACACTGCTCCTCGCGCTGCTCGCGGTCGGGCTGTTCGGCTACGGGCTGTACAAGATCGCCGCCGGCGTCGCTGACCTCGACGGTGACGGGACCGAGGGCAAGGCGCTTGCCAAACGCAGCGGCCGGGTCGGCAGCGGCCTCGCTTATTGGGTGCTGGCGTTCGTCGCCGTGCGCGCGATGCTCGATGTCGGTGCGAAGACCGGCGGGAGCGGCCGGGCGAGCGGCCAGGGCGGCGCCGAGGATGCCGCCAGCAGCGTGTCCGACGCGCCGGGCGGCGACATCCTGCTGATCCTCGCCGGGCTGGTCATCCTGGTCGTCGCGGCGGTGCAGCTGGTGATCGCCTACAAGGCCGAGTTCATGGACGAAATGGAGCCCAACGCCCCGGCGCTGGTCAAGCCGGCCGGCCAGGCGGGCTATGCCGCGCGCGGCGTGGTGTTCGCGATCGTCGGCTGGTTCGCACTGAAGGCCGGGCTCGACGGGGAGCGCTGGCGCGATTTCGGCGATGCGCTGGCGGTGGTCCGCGACGACATGCCCCTGCTCTTCAAGGCGATCGCCGTCGGCCTGCTGCTGTTCGGCGCGGTGAGCGTGGTGATGGCCCGCTACCGCCACGTCCGCGACGCCGATCTCGGCGCGCTGGCGCACGAGGCCGCTAGCCACCGGCCTTGATTTAGATTAAGTATGCGCGCGGCCCCTGACGGGGGCTGAACGGGGGGTATTCCGGTCTTGGTCGCGTGGCTGAAAGCGTCGGCTCGAGGGCCGGCGCGCGCCCGTCGTCAAGCCGTCTTTCCCCTCGCCGCGAAGCAAAGGGGGAATTTTCAGATCATGATCCGCACTCTCGCCAACCTCGGCACCGTCATCGGCGCGGGGGCGCTCACCGTTCCGGCCGCCGCCCAGACCAGCAACACCCGCGCCAGCGAGGCGCGCACCATGCAGTCGCGCGCGACGGCCCAGATCCCGGTGTGCAACCGGCGGCTCGGCACGATCGCCATCGTCGAGCCCGAGAACCAGTGGTGGCGCGAGCTCAACCTCAGCAGCCCGGAGGCGATCCTCAAGGTGTTCATCCAGCAGTCCGGCTGCTTCGGGATCGTCAATCGCGGCCGCTCGATGCAAAGCCGGGCGATGGAGCGCGCATTGGCCGAGCAGGGCGAGCTCCAGCAGGGCTCCAACCTCGGCAAGGGCCAGGTCAAGGCGGCCGACTATTTCCTCGAGCCCAACATCGTCACCGCCAACAACAACAGCGGCGGCGGCGGGTTCGGCGCGGCGGCCGGGGCGCTCGGCGGCCTGTTCGGGAGCGGCGGAAGCTTCGTCGGCGGGCTGATCGGCGGGATCAACGTCAAGAAGGGCGAGGCCAACGTCACCTTGTCGGTAGTCAATGCCCGCACCACCGAGGAGGAGGCGCTGGTCGAAGGCTATGCCCGCAAGAAGGACATCAGCTGGGGCGCCGGCGGCGGCGGCGGCTGGTGGGGCGGGTTCGCCGCGGCCGGCGGCCACGGCTACCAGAACACGGAGATCGGTCAGGTCATCGTGCTCGCCTATCTCGACGCCTACACCAGGCTGGTGACCCAGCTCGGCGGCCTGCCGCAGAACGCCGCACTGGCGGCGCCGCAGGCGCGCTAGACGGCCGCCGATCGCGGGGGCGGCCGCAGCGCTGCTCCCGCCATTGGTCGAAAGCTCACGGATGTCAGCGGCTTGGCGCTTGCCAGCGTCGCGCCAGCGCCTAGGGTGCGCGCCATCCGCTTCAGATTTTCGAGGATTCCCCCCGATGCCCAGCCCGCTTCGCCTGTCGTTCCTGCTCGCCGCCGCCGCGCCGCTCGCGCTCGTTTCTACCGCCCAGGCGCAATCGAGCGCGGTCGCCGTCAAGCCGACCCCGGTGCCGCAACTGATCAGCCGGGTGCGCATCCCGCACAGCGAGTTCAAGCTCGCCAACGGCCTCACCGTGCTGGTCCACGAGGACCGCAAGGCGCCGGTCGTCGGGGTCGCGATGTGGTACAACGTCGGCTCCAAGGACGAGCCCCGGGGCAAGACCGGCTTCGCCCATCTGTTCGAGCATTTGATGTTCAACGGCTCGGAGAATCTGCCCGACGACTTCTTCAAATATCTCCAGCAGATCGGCGCCACCGATTATAACGGCACCACCAATTTCGACCGCACCAACTATTTTCAGACGGTGCCCAAGGGCGCGCTCGAGCGGGTGCTGTTCATGGAAAGCGACCGCATGGGCCATCTGCTCGGAGCGGTCAGCCAGAGCGTGCTCGATAACCAGCGCGGCGTGGTCCAGAACGAAAAGCGCCAGGGCGACAACCAGCCTGGCGGCCTCGTCTTCTACGAGGTGCTGAAAGCGCTGTTCCCCGAAGGCCACCCCTATCGCCATTCGCCGATCGGATCGATGGCCGACCTCGACAGCGCCAGCCTCGCCGACGTGCGCCAGTGGTTCGTCGACAATTACGGCCCCAACAACGCCGTGCTGGTGCTGGCCGGCGACATCAACGCCGCCGAGGCGCGGCCGCTGGTCCAGAAATATTTCGGCCACATCAAGCGCGGCCCGGTCAACGTGCCCGCGCAGGCGGCGATCCCGACCCTCAAGGCCGACCGCCGGATGGTGATGAAGGACCGCGTCGCGGCGACCAGCGTGGCGCGCTACTGGCCGATGCCGGGCCTG of Sphingomonas mesophila contains these proteins:
- a CDS encoding CsgG/HfaB family protein, with the translated sequence MIRTLANLGTVIGAGALTVPAAAQTSNTRASEARTMQSRATAQIPVCNRRLGTIAIVEPENQWWRELNLSSPEAILKVFIQQSGCFGIVNRGRSMQSRAMERALAEQGELQQGSNLGKGQVKAADYFLEPNIVTANNNSGGGGFGAAAGALGGLFGSGGSFVGGLIGGINVKKGEANVTLSVVNARTTEEEALVEGYARKKDISWGAGGGGGWWGGFAAAGGHGYQNTEIGQVIVLAYLDAYTRLVTQLGGLPQNAALAAPQAR
- a CDS encoding nucleoside triphosphate pyrophosphohydrolase family protein, coding for MNEPLTLDSYQAAAVGTDVSKGDDSPSFLLLGLFGEAGSVLSEVKKHERDRTVDYRERVTEELGDVLWYLSAVAARNSITLSEIASLAIGMLPDHATVDSSLTFRDLQPRLRGIPVEPSLLLEWRLIDLAEKVGQLVYDHRLFLKKRNRAPLIESFSNVFGEILAVANRTEIELQDAALAQLRKAEERWPKTRILPTYKDDEFPEYERLPRNLEVEIREEKRGDRYFVFQRCNGINVGDRLTDNIKDPDDYRFHDVFHYAYVAVLGWSPVTRALYRLKRKSDAKVDEAEDGARAILIEEGIATLVFNEAKKNALFEGVNRGKLSFDLLKIIRKFVGGYEIQDAPYWAWEEAILEGYAAFRYLKSNRSGRLIIRDRKLSIEPL
- a CDS encoding DUF1206 domain-containing protein, with translation MENGMERARHLRTWAQLGYLARGIVYLIIGWLAFDSNRPMSAGEAVESVEAMPLGTLLLALLAVGLFGYGLYKIAAGVADLDGDGTEGKALAKRSGRVGSGLAYWVLAFVAVRAMLDVGAKTGGSGRASGQGGAEDAASSVSDAPGGDILLILAGLVILVVAAVQLVIAYKAEFMDEMEPNAPALVKPAGQAGYAARGVVFAIVGWFALKAGLDGERWRDFGDALAVVRDDMPLLFKAIAVGLLLFGAVSVVMARYRHVRDADLGALAHEAASHRP
- the lepA gene encoding translation elongation factor 4, with amino-acid sequence MTDLSKIRNFAHIDHGKSTLADRLIQRTGGLTDREMTRGQMLDNMEIEQERGITIKAQTVRLTWKGHTLNLMDTPGHVDFAYEVSRSLAACEGALLVVDAAQGVEAQTLANVYQSIEHDHEIIPVINKIDLPAAEPEKVRHEIEDIIGLDASEAVLASAKSGIGIDEVLEAIVAKIPPPKGDRAAPLKAMLVDSWYDPYLGVVILVRVIDGALRKGQQVKFMAAGTTHLVDRVGCFTPKIEQLAELGPGEIGFITAQIKEVSQTAVGDTITDAKRPAAEPLPGFKQVQPVVFCGLFPTDAAEFEKLRESLYKLRLNDASFSFEMESSAALGFGFRCGFLGLLHLEIIQERLTREYDLDLITTAPSVVYKMHLAHSKNEPATTIELHNPADMPDPNRIESIEEPWILATIYTPDEYLGGILKLCQDRRGIQRELTYVGGRAQLKYELPLNEVVFDFYDRLKSISKGYASFDYEQIGHREGDLVKMTILVNEEPVDALSMITHRGTAEARGRGMCERLKELIPRHLFKIPIQAAIGGKVIARETISAMRKDVTAKCYGGDATRKRKLLEKQKKGKAKMREYGSVSIPQEAFIAALRMGDDA
- a CDS encoding uracil-DNA glycosylase, translating into MSPKKFVSALADVRMPNVFNPYSDVCPHFDLTDAPARRRSNLEAHLQASLDLCVNTLWVARDLGYRGGRRTGIALTDEANLGNLTRSFGKQLPVVRATRGPVVAERTAAVIWGVVQEIQIPVFTWNVFPLHPHGHNDPLSNRCHSRSERQSCKWILEALLELLQPTKIVAIGNDAASGLEDLGVECLKVRHPSYGGVADFKRGIWSIYGYDSSVRRENHSPRFF